The Salvia miltiorrhiza cultivar Shanhuang (shh) chromosome 1, IMPLAD_Smil_shh, whole genome shotgun sequence genome has a window encoding:
- the LOC131020321 gene encoding uncharacterized protein LOC131020321 translates to MTDSHRIEKGGKNGLLDISAKNLKGVHGGRRHPHFSQKPEGGPRRPPSPPLQPKTRRGSTAAAVTPTSAKNPKGVHGGAIPRRPPSPPAQPKPARPPSPARPLPLNTQTLIPTSHPPPTRLPQLSPSHSSPSHHHHHHHSPSPPPLSITPAAAHPTTVHRRRCYHHHHHPPSAPPLSIHHHHSPSPIACTAAALHSRRPAQPPPPSAQPPPSAAAAVSTATAVCSRRR, encoded by the coding sequence ATGACGGACTCTCATCGGATTGAAAAAGGAGGCAAGAATGGGCTGCTGGACATTTCAGCCAAAAATCTGAAGGGggtccacggcggccgccgtcacccCCACTTCAGCCAAAAACCCGAAGGGGGTCCACGGCGGCCGCCATCACCCCCACTTCAACCAAAAACCCGAAGGGggtccacggcggccgccgtcacccCTACTTCAGCCAAAAACCCGAAGGGGGTCCACGGCGGCGCcatcccacggcggccgccgtcacccCCAGCCCAGCCCAAGCCAGCCCGTCCGCCCAGCCCGGCCCGCCCTCTCCCCTTAAATACCCAAACCCTAATCCCCACCTCTCACCCACCTCCCACCCGCCTCCCTCaactctctccctctcactcttCTCCCTCAcaccaccatcaccaccaccactctccatcaccaccaccactctCCATCACACCCGCCGCCGCCCATCCCACCACCGtccaccgccgccgctgctaccatcaccaccaccacccaccATCAGCACCACCACTCTCcatccaccaccaccactctcCATCACCCATCGCCTGCACAGCCGCCGCTCTCCACAGCCGCCGCCCTGcacagccaccgccgccgtctgCACAGCCACCGCCGTCCGCAGCCGCTGCTGTCAGTACAGCCACCGCCGTCTGCAGTCGCCGCCGTTAG